In Elaeis guineensis isolate ETL-2024a chromosome 1, EG11, whole genome shotgun sequence, a genomic segment contains:
- the LOC105039049 gene encoding PX domain-containing protein EREL1 isoform X1: MMVITTVKGKEGKKEKMQKKENCSNPSHVFPGEVVMEEGKDGTSTSHHLGKDGRNTIWPHNPHTGWSYCVMIPSWIVQTDPGASHDSFLNPIVFYRIHIGIQSPEGVSTSHGVLRRFSDFLKLYSALKKAFPKKDIPPAPPKHAFLRINSSRMLLEERRHDLEEWMGKLLCDIDLSRSAPVASFLELEAAARSSFRDVNHDPLETSSSGDAIAMASSIPLRPSSSASIADGAKVASKSHSVASDIDSDVCEASDLGTPRQGKVQISSTSTENLAMTHDLTVPRGSIGNGIMGESILDKSEEFLTSSLHCKRENLVLETDSSGGISKETFLSRGRLESTSEWDHDKFYGHTRKLSAESTGSDISSIRGSELSFPGMTNSIWDGSVDLPSSSEAQNAMEALSGLETHILNDAQIFLPLDQRYKLNRVLVTMQRRLGTVKADMEDLIARLHQAMAVNEYLTTKVKDLEVELEVTKQKGKENLQQAILVERERVTQMQWDMDELHRKYLEIESRLKIEQNEKTRAESEKTTAHGEKELLLQELDAKQEVLGTMQKHLEELEKKSKADIKVLVKEVKFLRSSQVELKEMLNQSLREKTELERVVHKEKQRWIHAESARKKLLNECRVLHDRLQECRVNFLSESEDKFSINPSSLSDALDLLATSDDRIGLLLAEAQLLARDEEQMVSDMDEARSSGSSENLIATNDENPINADDEIRKMLTDLFIDNARLRKQVNSVIRCTLNTVVKPEKEDSDEVPSRWTVLNRFLER; encoded by the exons ATGATGGTCATAACCACGGTAAAGGGAaaagagggaaagaaagagaagatgcAAAAGAAGGAAAACTGTTCAAATCCTTCTCATGTTTTTCCTGGCGAAGTAGTAATGGAGGAAGGCAAAGATGGCACTAGCACCAGTCATCACTTAGGCAAG GATGGGAGAAACACAATATGGCCTCACAATCCTCACACAGGCTGGAGTTACTGTGTCATGATTCCTTCCTGGATTGTTCAAACTGATCCTGGAGCATCCCATGACAGCTTCTTGAATCCTATAGTT TTTTATAGGATTCATATTGGTATACAATCTCCAGAAGGGGTTAGCACTAGCCATGGAGTACTTAGAAGATTCAGTGACTTCTTGAAGTTATATTCTGCT CTTAAGAAGGCATTTCCAAAAAAGGATATTCCTCCAGCCCCACCAAAGCATGCTTTCTTGAGAATAAATTCCAGCCGGATGCTCTTAGAAGAG AGGAGGCATGATTTGGAGGAATGGATGGGAAAGCTACTTTGTGACATTGACCTATCTAGAAGTGCTCCTGTGGCAAGTTTTCTTGAGCTAGAAGCTGCTGCAAGGTCAT CATTTAGGGATGTGAATCATGATCCTTTGGAAACAAGTTCTTCAGGTGATGCTATTGCCATGGCCTCTTCAATTCCACTTAGACCTAGTTCCAGTGCTTCAATTGCTGATGGTGCAAAGGTCGCATCTAAGTCCCACTCTGTTGCTTCAGACATTGATAGTGATGTATGTGAAGCATCAGACCTGGGAACCCCAAGGCAAGGAAAAGTTCAAATTTCTTCAACTAGCACAGAAAATCTAGCAATGACTCATGATCTAACTGTTCCAAGAGGGTCAATTGGTAATGGTATCATGGGAGAATCAATCCTGGATAAGTCAGAAGAATTTCTTACCAGTAGTTTGCACTGCAAAAGGGAGAACCTTGTTTTAGAGACGGATAGTTCTGGGGGAATTTCAAAGGAGACATTTCTTTCCAGGGGCAGACTAGAGTCCACTTCAGAATgggatcatgataagttttatggtCATACTAGAAAACTGTCTGCTGAAAGTACTGGAAGTGACATAAGTTCTATACGGGGTAGTGAATTATCATTTCCTGGGATGACTAATTCGATTTGGGATGGCTCTGTTGATCTTCCTAGTAGCTCTGAAGCTCAGAATGCAATGGAAGCCCTATCTGGCTTGGAGACACACATTCTAAATGATGCACAAATTTTCCTTCCACTTGATCAACGATATAAATTGAATAGAGTTCTTGTCACCATGCAAAGAAGATTAGGGACAGTAAAAGCAGATATGGAGGATCTTATAGCTCGACTGCATCAAGCAATGGCTGTGAATGAATACCTTACAACAAAG GTCAAGGATTTAGAGGTGGAACTGGAAGTCACTAagcagaaaggaaaagaaaatttgCAACAAGCCATTTTAGTTGAAAGAGAAAGAGTAACACAAATGCAATGGGATATGGATGAACTTCACAGGAAGTACTTAGAGATCGAGTCTAGACTTAAGATTGAGCAA AATGAAAAAACTCGTGCAGAGTCGGAAAAAACAACTGCTCATGGCGAGAAAGAATTGCTGCTGCAGGAATTAGATGCTAAACAAGAAGTATTAGGGACTATGCAGAAGCATCTAGAAGAGCTAGAAAAGAAGTCAAAAGCAGATATCAAAGTTCTTGTCAAAGAGGTGAAATTTCTCAGGAGTTCTCAAGTGGAGTTGAAGGAAATGCTAAATCAATCTCTAAGAGAAAAGACTGAATTAGAG AGAGTTGTTCATAAGGAAAAGCAAAGGTGGATACATGCAGAATCAGCGAGGAAAAAACTTCTTAATGAATGCAGAGTTCTTCATGATCGACTTCAAGAATGCCGTGTTAATTTTCTTTCAGAATCAGAAGACAAGTTCAGTATTAATCCTTCATCCCTTTCGGATGCTCTAGATCTTCTGGCAACTTCAGATGATAGAATTGGCCTTCTTCTTGCAGAG GCACAACTCCTTGCAAGGGACGAGGAACAGATGGTTTCAGATATGGATGAGGCTCGGAGTAGTGGATCTTCTGAAAATCTAATTGCTACAAACGATGAAAATCCAATTAATGCAGAtgatgagataagaaaaatgttgACAGATTTGTTTATAGATAATGCAAGACTGAGGAAACAGGTTAATTCTGTTATCCGTTGCACCCTCAATACAGTTGTTAAGCCAGAGAAGGAAGATAGCGACGAAGTTCCTTCCAGGTGGACTGTTCTTAACCGGTTCTTAGAGAGATGA
- the LOC105039049 gene encoding PX domain-containing protein EREL1 isoform X4, whose amino-acid sequence MMVITTVKGKEGKKEKMQKKENCSNPSHVFPGEVVMEEGKDGTSTSHHLGKDGRNTIWPHNPHTGWSYCVMIPSWIVQTDPGASHDSFLNPIVLKKAFPKKDIPPAPPKHAFLRINSSRMLLEERRHDLEEWMGKLLCDIDLSRSAPVASFLELEAAARSSFRDVNHDPLETSSSGDAIAMASSIPLRPSSSASIADGAKVASKSHSVASDIDSDVCEASDLGTPRQGKVQISSTSTENLAMTHDLTVPRGSIGNGIMGESILDKSEEFLTSSLHCKRENLVLETDSSGGISKETFLSRGRLESTSEWDHDKFYGHTRKLSAESTGSDISSIRGSELSFPGMTNSIWDGSVDLPSSSEAQNAMEALSGLETHILNDAQIFLPLDQRYKLNRVLVTMQRRLGTVKADMEDLIARLHQAMAVNEYLTTKVKDLEVELEVTKQKGKENLQQAILVERERVTQMQWDMDELHRKYLEIESRLKIEQNEKTRAESEKTTAHGEKELLLQELDAKQEVLGTMQKHLEELEKKSKADIKVLVKEVKFLRSSQVELKEMLNQSLREKTELERVVHKEKQRWIHAESARKKLLNECRVLHDRLQECRVNFLSESEDKFSINPSSLSDALDLLATSDDRIGLLLAEAQLLARDEEQMVSDMDEARSSGSSENLIATNDENPINADDEIRKMLTDLFIDNARLRKQVNSVIRCTLNTVVKPEKEDSDEVPSRWTVLNRFLER is encoded by the exons ATGATGGTCATAACCACGGTAAAGGGAaaagagggaaagaaagagaagatgcAAAAGAAGGAAAACTGTTCAAATCCTTCTCATGTTTTTCCTGGCGAAGTAGTAATGGAGGAAGGCAAAGATGGCACTAGCACCAGTCATCACTTAGGCAAG GATGGGAGAAACACAATATGGCCTCACAATCCTCACACAGGCTGGAGTTACTGTGTCATGATTCCTTCCTGGATTGTTCAAACTGATCCTGGAGCATCCCATGACAGCTTCTTGAATCCTATAGTT CTTAAGAAGGCATTTCCAAAAAAGGATATTCCTCCAGCCCCACCAAAGCATGCTTTCTTGAGAATAAATTCCAGCCGGATGCTCTTAGAAGAG AGGAGGCATGATTTGGAGGAATGGATGGGAAAGCTACTTTGTGACATTGACCTATCTAGAAGTGCTCCTGTGGCAAGTTTTCTTGAGCTAGAAGCTGCTGCAAGGTCAT CATTTAGGGATGTGAATCATGATCCTTTGGAAACAAGTTCTTCAGGTGATGCTATTGCCATGGCCTCTTCAATTCCACTTAGACCTAGTTCCAGTGCTTCAATTGCTGATGGTGCAAAGGTCGCATCTAAGTCCCACTCTGTTGCTTCAGACATTGATAGTGATGTATGTGAAGCATCAGACCTGGGAACCCCAAGGCAAGGAAAAGTTCAAATTTCTTCAACTAGCACAGAAAATCTAGCAATGACTCATGATCTAACTGTTCCAAGAGGGTCAATTGGTAATGGTATCATGGGAGAATCAATCCTGGATAAGTCAGAAGAATTTCTTACCAGTAGTTTGCACTGCAAAAGGGAGAACCTTGTTTTAGAGACGGATAGTTCTGGGGGAATTTCAAAGGAGACATTTCTTTCCAGGGGCAGACTAGAGTCCACTTCAGAATgggatcatgataagttttatggtCATACTAGAAAACTGTCTGCTGAAAGTACTGGAAGTGACATAAGTTCTATACGGGGTAGTGAATTATCATTTCCTGGGATGACTAATTCGATTTGGGATGGCTCTGTTGATCTTCCTAGTAGCTCTGAAGCTCAGAATGCAATGGAAGCCCTATCTGGCTTGGAGACACACATTCTAAATGATGCACAAATTTTCCTTCCACTTGATCAACGATATAAATTGAATAGAGTTCTTGTCACCATGCAAAGAAGATTAGGGACAGTAAAAGCAGATATGGAGGATCTTATAGCTCGACTGCATCAAGCAATGGCTGTGAATGAATACCTTACAACAAAG GTCAAGGATTTAGAGGTGGAACTGGAAGTCACTAagcagaaaggaaaagaaaatttgCAACAAGCCATTTTAGTTGAAAGAGAAAGAGTAACACAAATGCAATGGGATATGGATGAACTTCACAGGAAGTACTTAGAGATCGAGTCTAGACTTAAGATTGAGCAA AATGAAAAAACTCGTGCAGAGTCGGAAAAAACAACTGCTCATGGCGAGAAAGAATTGCTGCTGCAGGAATTAGATGCTAAACAAGAAGTATTAGGGACTATGCAGAAGCATCTAGAAGAGCTAGAAAAGAAGTCAAAAGCAGATATCAAAGTTCTTGTCAAAGAGGTGAAATTTCTCAGGAGTTCTCAAGTGGAGTTGAAGGAAATGCTAAATCAATCTCTAAGAGAAAAGACTGAATTAGAG AGAGTTGTTCATAAGGAAAAGCAAAGGTGGATACATGCAGAATCAGCGAGGAAAAAACTTCTTAATGAATGCAGAGTTCTTCATGATCGACTTCAAGAATGCCGTGTTAATTTTCTTTCAGAATCAGAAGACAAGTTCAGTATTAATCCTTCATCCCTTTCGGATGCTCTAGATCTTCTGGCAACTTCAGATGATAGAATTGGCCTTCTTCTTGCAGAG GCACAACTCCTTGCAAGGGACGAGGAACAGATGGTTTCAGATATGGATGAGGCTCGGAGTAGTGGATCTTCTGAAAATCTAATTGCTACAAACGATGAAAATCCAATTAATGCAGAtgatgagataagaaaaatgttgACAGATTTGTTTATAGATAATGCAAGACTGAGGAAACAGGTTAATTCTGTTATCCGTTGCACCCTCAATACAGTTGTTAAGCCAGAGAAGGAAGATAGCGACGAAGTTCCTTCCAGGTGGACTGTTCTTAACCGGTTCTTAGAGAGATGA
- the LOC105039049 gene encoding PX domain-containing protein EREL1 isoform X3, translating into MFKNSPPKHRHDGTSPLPLGMDWSPPPKKWDGRNTIWPHNPHTGWSYCVMIPSWIVQTDPGASHDSFLNPIVFYRIHIGIQSPEGVSTSHGVLRRFSDFLKLYSALKKAFPKKDIPPAPPKHAFLRINSSRMLLEERRHDLEEWMGKLLCDIDLSRSAPVASFLELEAAARSSFRDVNHDPLETSSSGDAIAMASSIPLRPSSSASIADGAKVASKSHSVASDIDSDVCEASDLGTPRQGKVQISSTSTENLAMTHDLTVPRGSIGNGIMGESILDKSEEFLTSSLHCKRENLVLETDSSGGISKETFLSRGRLESTSEWDHDKFYGHTRKLSAESTGSDISSIRGSELSFPGMTNSIWDGSVDLPSSSEAQNAMEALSGLETHILNDAQIFLPLDQRYKLNRVLVTMQRRLGTVKADMEDLIARLHQAMAVNEYLTTKVKDLEVELEVTKQKGKENLQQAILVERERVTQMQWDMDELHRKYLEIESRLKIEQNEKTRAESEKTTAHGEKELLLQELDAKQEVLGTMQKHLEELEKKSKADIKVLVKEVKFLRSSQVELKEMLNQSLREKTELERVVHKEKQRWIHAESARKKLLNECRVLHDRLQECRVNFLSESEDKFSINPSSLSDALDLLATSDDRIGLLLAEAQLLARDEEQMVSDMDEARSSGSSENLIATNDENPINADDEIRKMLTDLFIDNARLRKQVNSVIRCTLNTVVKPEKEDSDEVPSRWTVLNRFLER; encoded by the exons ATGTTCAAGAACAGCCCCCCGAAGCACCGCCATGATGGCACTTCCCCCCTTCCCTTGGGCATGGACTGGAGCCCTCCTCCCAAGAAATGG GATGGGAGAAACACAATATGGCCTCACAATCCTCACACAGGCTGGAGTTACTGTGTCATGATTCCTTCCTGGATTGTTCAAACTGATCCTGGAGCATCCCATGACAGCTTCTTGAATCCTATAGTT TTTTATAGGATTCATATTGGTATACAATCTCCAGAAGGGGTTAGCACTAGCCATGGAGTACTTAGAAGATTCAGTGACTTCTTGAAGTTATATTCTGCT CTTAAGAAGGCATTTCCAAAAAAGGATATTCCTCCAGCCCCACCAAAGCATGCTTTCTTGAGAATAAATTCCAGCCGGATGCTCTTAGAAGAG AGGAGGCATGATTTGGAGGAATGGATGGGAAAGCTACTTTGTGACATTGACCTATCTAGAAGTGCTCCTGTGGCAAGTTTTCTTGAGCTAGAAGCTGCTGCAAGGTCAT CATTTAGGGATGTGAATCATGATCCTTTGGAAACAAGTTCTTCAGGTGATGCTATTGCCATGGCCTCTTCAATTCCACTTAGACCTAGTTCCAGTGCTTCAATTGCTGATGGTGCAAAGGTCGCATCTAAGTCCCACTCTGTTGCTTCAGACATTGATAGTGATGTATGTGAAGCATCAGACCTGGGAACCCCAAGGCAAGGAAAAGTTCAAATTTCTTCAACTAGCACAGAAAATCTAGCAATGACTCATGATCTAACTGTTCCAAGAGGGTCAATTGGTAATGGTATCATGGGAGAATCAATCCTGGATAAGTCAGAAGAATTTCTTACCAGTAGTTTGCACTGCAAAAGGGAGAACCTTGTTTTAGAGACGGATAGTTCTGGGGGAATTTCAAAGGAGACATTTCTTTCCAGGGGCAGACTAGAGTCCACTTCAGAATgggatcatgataagttttatggtCATACTAGAAAACTGTCTGCTGAAAGTACTGGAAGTGACATAAGTTCTATACGGGGTAGTGAATTATCATTTCCTGGGATGACTAATTCGATTTGGGATGGCTCTGTTGATCTTCCTAGTAGCTCTGAAGCTCAGAATGCAATGGAAGCCCTATCTGGCTTGGAGACACACATTCTAAATGATGCACAAATTTTCCTTCCACTTGATCAACGATATAAATTGAATAGAGTTCTTGTCACCATGCAAAGAAGATTAGGGACAGTAAAAGCAGATATGGAGGATCTTATAGCTCGACTGCATCAAGCAATGGCTGTGAATGAATACCTTACAACAAAG GTCAAGGATTTAGAGGTGGAACTGGAAGTCACTAagcagaaaggaaaagaaaatttgCAACAAGCCATTTTAGTTGAAAGAGAAAGAGTAACACAAATGCAATGGGATATGGATGAACTTCACAGGAAGTACTTAGAGATCGAGTCTAGACTTAAGATTGAGCAA AATGAAAAAACTCGTGCAGAGTCGGAAAAAACAACTGCTCATGGCGAGAAAGAATTGCTGCTGCAGGAATTAGATGCTAAACAAGAAGTATTAGGGACTATGCAGAAGCATCTAGAAGAGCTAGAAAAGAAGTCAAAAGCAGATATCAAAGTTCTTGTCAAAGAGGTGAAATTTCTCAGGAGTTCTCAAGTGGAGTTGAAGGAAATGCTAAATCAATCTCTAAGAGAAAAGACTGAATTAGAG AGAGTTGTTCATAAGGAAAAGCAAAGGTGGATACATGCAGAATCAGCGAGGAAAAAACTTCTTAATGAATGCAGAGTTCTTCATGATCGACTTCAAGAATGCCGTGTTAATTTTCTTTCAGAATCAGAAGACAAGTTCAGTATTAATCCTTCATCCCTTTCGGATGCTCTAGATCTTCTGGCAACTTCAGATGATAGAATTGGCCTTCTTCTTGCAGAG GCACAACTCCTTGCAAGGGACGAGGAACAGATGGTTTCAGATATGGATGAGGCTCGGAGTAGTGGATCTTCTGAAAATCTAATTGCTACAAACGATGAAAATCCAATTAATGCAGAtgatgagataagaaaaatgttgACAGATTTGTTTATAGATAATGCAAGACTGAGGAAACAGGTTAATTCTGTTATCCGTTGCACCCTCAATACAGTTGTTAAGCCAGAGAAGGAAGATAGCGACGAAGTTCCTTCCAGGTGGACTGTTCTTAACCGGTTCTTAGAGAGATGA
- the LOC105039049 gene encoding PX domain-containing protein EREL2 isoform X2 produces MMVITTVKGKEGKKEKMQKKENCSNPSHVFPGEVVMEEGKDGTSTSHHLGKDGRNTIWPHNPHTGWSYCVMIPSWIVQTDPGASHDSFLNPIVFYRIHIGIQSPEGVSTSHGVLRRFSDFLKLYSALKKAFPKKDIPPAPPKHAFLRINSSRMLLEERRHDLEEWMGKLLCDIDLSRSAPVASFLELEAAARSSFRDVNHDPLETSSSGDAIAMASSIPLRPSSSASIADGAKVASKSHSVASDIDSDVCEASDLGTPRQGKVQISSTSTENLAMTHDLTVPRGSIGNGIMGESILDKSEEFLTSSLHCKRENLVLETDSSGGISKETFLSRGRLESTSEWDHDKFYGHTRKLSAESTGSDISSIRGSELSFPGMTNSIWDGSVDLPSSSEAQNAMEALSGLETHILNDAQIFLPLDQRYKLNRVLVTMQRRLGTVKADMEDLIARLHQAMAVNEYLTTKVKDLEVELEVTKQKGKENLQQAILVERERVTQMQWDMDELHRKYLEIESRLKIEQNEKTRAESEKTTAHGEKELLLQELDAKQEVLGTMQKHLEELEKKSKADIKVLVKEVKFLRSSQVELKEMLNQSLREKTELERVVHKEKQRWIHAESARKKLLNECRVLHDRLQECRVNFLSESEDKFSINPSSLSDALDLLATSDDRIGLLLAEGNVLKMMYRSLHDRIALWFFGITCIRGELPILKLNFYPLVFPLCLDSFMIHGTLHGCLVSGWAYVTLATGYVMLPTNQLAF; encoded by the exons ATGATGGTCATAACCACGGTAAAGGGAaaagagggaaagaaagagaagatgcAAAAGAAGGAAAACTGTTCAAATCCTTCTCATGTTTTTCCTGGCGAAGTAGTAATGGAGGAAGGCAAAGATGGCACTAGCACCAGTCATCACTTAGGCAAG GATGGGAGAAACACAATATGGCCTCACAATCCTCACACAGGCTGGAGTTACTGTGTCATGATTCCTTCCTGGATTGTTCAAACTGATCCTGGAGCATCCCATGACAGCTTCTTGAATCCTATAGTT TTTTATAGGATTCATATTGGTATACAATCTCCAGAAGGGGTTAGCACTAGCCATGGAGTACTTAGAAGATTCAGTGACTTCTTGAAGTTATATTCTGCT CTTAAGAAGGCATTTCCAAAAAAGGATATTCCTCCAGCCCCACCAAAGCATGCTTTCTTGAGAATAAATTCCAGCCGGATGCTCTTAGAAGAG AGGAGGCATGATTTGGAGGAATGGATGGGAAAGCTACTTTGTGACATTGACCTATCTAGAAGTGCTCCTGTGGCAAGTTTTCTTGAGCTAGAAGCTGCTGCAAGGTCAT CATTTAGGGATGTGAATCATGATCCTTTGGAAACAAGTTCTTCAGGTGATGCTATTGCCATGGCCTCTTCAATTCCACTTAGACCTAGTTCCAGTGCTTCAATTGCTGATGGTGCAAAGGTCGCATCTAAGTCCCACTCTGTTGCTTCAGACATTGATAGTGATGTATGTGAAGCATCAGACCTGGGAACCCCAAGGCAAGGAAAAGTTCAAATTTCTTCAACTAGCACAGAAAATCTAGCAATGACTCATGATCTAACTGTTCCAAGAGGGTCAATTGGTAATGGTATCATGGGAGAATCAATCCTGGATAAGTCAGAAGAATTTCTTACCAGTAGTTTGCACTGCAAAAGGGAGAACCTTGTTTTAGAGACGGATAGTTCTGGGGGAATTTCAAAGGAGACATTTCTTTCCAGGGGCAGACTAGAGTCCACTTCAGAATgggatcatgataagttttatggtCATACTAGAAAACTGTCTGCTGAAAGTACTGGAAGTGACATAAGTTCTATACGGGGTAGTGAATTATCATTTCCTGGGATGACTAATTCGATTTGGGATGGCTCTGTTGATCTTCCTAGTAGCTCTGAAGCTCAGAATGCAATGGAAGCCCTATCTGGCTTGGAGACACACATTCTAAATGATGCACAAATTTTCCTTCCACTTGATCAACGATATAAATTGAATAGAGTTCTTGTCACCATGCAAAGAAGATTAGGGACAGTAAAAGCAGATATGGAGGATCTTATAGCTCGACTGCATCAAGCAATGGCTGTGAATGAATACCTTACAACAAAG GTCAAGGATTTAGAGGTGGAACTGGAAGTCACTAagcagaaaggaaaagaaaatttgCAACAAGCCATTTTAGTTGAAAGAGAAAGAGTAACACAAATGCAATGGGATATGGATGAACTTCACAGGAAGTACTTAGAGATCGAGTCTAGACTTAAGATTGAGCAA AATGAAAAAACTCGTGCAGAGTCGGAAAAAACAACTGCTCATGGCGAGAAAGAATTGCTGCTGCAGGAATTAGATGCTAAACAAGAAGTATTAGGGACTATGCAGAAGCATCTAGAAGAGCTAGAAAAGAAGTCAAAAGCAGATATCAAAGTTCTTGTCAAAGAGGTGAAATTTCTCAGGAGTTCTCAAGTGGAGTTGAAGGAAATGCTAAATCAATCTCTAAGAGAAAAGACTGAATTAGAG AGAGTTGTTCATAAGGAAAAGCAAAGGTGGATACATGCAGAATCAGCGAGGAAAAAACTTCTTAATGAATGCAGAGTTCTTCATGATCGACTTCAAGAATGCCGTGTTAATTTTCTTTCAGAATCAGAAGACAAGTTCAGTATTAATCCTTCATCCCTTTCGGATGCTCTAGATCTTCTGGCAACTTCAGATGATAGAATTGGCCTTCTTCTTGCAGAG GGAAATGTTTTGAAGATGATGTATCGTTCTTTACATGATCGTATTGCACTCTGGTTCTTTGGCATCACGTGCATCAGAGGTGAACTCCCAATATTAAAACTTAACTTTTACCCCTTGGTCTTTCCCTTGTGTCTGGATTCCTTCATGATCCATGGAACCTTGCATGGCTGCTTGGTGAGTGGATGGGCTTATGTAACACTAGCAACAGGATATGTTATGTTACCTACCAACCAATTGGCCTTCTAA
- the LOC105039049 gene encoding PX domain-containing protein EREL1 isoform X5, producing MLLEERRHDLEEWMGKLLCDIDLSRSAPVASFLELEAAARSSFRDVNHDPLETSSSGDAIAMASSIPLRPSSSASIADGAKVASKSHSVASDIDSDVCEASDLGTPRQGKVQISSTSTENLAMTHDLTVPRGSIGNGIMGESILDKSEEFLTSSLHCKRENLVLETDSSGGISKETFLSRGRLESTSEWDHDKFYGHTRKLSAESTGSDISSIRGSELSFPGMTNSIWDGSVDLPSSSEAQNAMEALSGLETHILNDAQIFLPLDQRYKLNRVLVTMQRRLGTVKADMEDLIARLHQAMAVNEYLTTKVKDLEVELEVTKQKGKENLQQAILVERERVTQMQWDMDELHRKYLEIESRLKIEQNEKTRAESEKTTAHGEKELLLQELDAKQEVLGTMQKHLEELEKKSKADIKVLVKEVKFLRSSQVELKEMLNQSLREKTELERVVHKEKQRWIHAESARKKLLNECRVLHDRLQECRVNFLSESEDKFSINPSSLSDALDLLATSDDRIGLLLAEAQLLARDEEQMVSDMDEARSSGSSENLIATNDENPINADDEIRKMLTDLFIDNARLRKQVNSVIRCTLNTVVKPEKEDSDEVPSRWTVLNRFLER from the exons ATGCTCTTAGAAGAG AGGAGGCATGATTTGGAGGAATGGATGGGAAAGCTACTTTGTGACATTGACCTATCTAGAAGTGCTCCTGTGGCAAGTTTTCTTGAGCTAGAAGCTGCTGCAAGGTCAT CATTTAGGGATGTGAATCATGATCCTTTGGAAACAAGTTCTTCAGGTGATGCTATTGCCATGGCCTCTTCAATTCCACTTAGACCTAGTTCCAGTGCTTCAATTGCTGATGGTGCAAAGGTCGCATCTAAGTCCCACTCTGTTGCTTCAGACATTGATAGTGATGTATGTGAAGCATCAGACCTGGGAACCCCAAGGCAAGGAAAAGTTCAAATTTCTTCAACTAGCACAGAAAATCTAGCAATGACTCATGATCTAACTGTTCCAAGAGGGTCAATTGGTAATGGTATCATGGGAGAATCAATCCTGGATAAGTCAGAAGAATTTCTTACCAGTAGTTTGCACTGCAAAAGGGAGAACCTTGTTTTAGAGACGGATAGTTCTGGGGGAATTTCAAAGGAGACATTTCTTTCCAGGGGCAGACTAGAGTCCACTTCAGAATgggatcatgataagttttatggtCATACTAGAAAACTGTCTGCTGAAAGTACTGGAAGTGACATAAGTTCTATACGGGGTAGTGAATTATCATTTCCTGGGATGACTAATTCGATTTGGGATGGCTCTGTTGATCTTCCTAGTAGCTCTGAAGCTCAGAATGCAATGGAAGCCCTATCTGGCTTGGAGACACACATTCTAAATGATGCACAAATTTTCCTTCCACTTGATCAACGATATAAATTGAATAGAGTTCTTGTCACCATGCAAAGAAGATTAGGGACAGTAAAAGCAGATATGGAGGATCTTATAGCTCGACTGCATCAAGCAATGGCTGTGAATGAATACCTTACAACAAAG GTCAAGGATTTAGAGGTGGAACTGGAAGTCACTAagcagaaaggaaaagaaaatttgCAACAAGCCATTTTAGTTGAAAGAGAAAGAGTAACACAAATGCAATGGGATATGGATGAACTTCACAGGAAGTACTTAGAGATCGAGTCTAGACTTAAGATTGAGCAA AATGAAAAAACTCGTGCAGAGTCGGAAAAAACAACTGCTCATGGCGAGAAAGAATTGCTGCTGCAGGAATTAGATGCTAAACAAGAAGTATTAGGGACTATGCAGAAGCATCTAGAAGAGCTAGAAAAGAAGTCAAAAGCAGATATCAAAGTTCTTGTCAAAGAGGTGAAATTTCTCAGGAGTTCTCAAGTGGAGTTGAAGGAAATGCTAAATCAATCTCTAAGAGAAAAGACTGAATTAGAG AGAGTTGTTCATAAGGAAAAGCAAAGGTGGATACATGCAGAATCAGCGAGGAAAAAACTTCTTAATGAATGCAGAGTTCTTCATGATCGACTTCAAGAATGCCGTGTTAATTTTCTTTCAGAATCAGAAGACAAGTTCAGTATTAATCCTTCATCCCTTTCGGATGCTCTAGATCTTCTGGCAACTTCAGATGATAGAATTGGCCTTCTTCTTGCAGAG GCACAACTCCTTGCAAGGGACGAGGAACAGATGGTTTCAGATATGGATGAGGCTCGGAGTAGTGGATCTTCTGAAAATCTAATTGCTACAAACGATGAAAATCCAATTAATGCAGAtgatgagataagaaaaatgttgACAGATTTGTTTATAGATAATGCAAGACTGAGGAAACAGGTTAATTCTGTTATCCGTTGCACCCTCAATACAGTTGTTAAGCCAGAGAAGGAAGATAGCGACGAAGTTCCTTCCAGGTGGACTGTTCTTAACCGGTTCTTAGAGAGATGA